One Plasmodium sp. gorilla clade G2 genome assembly, chromosome: 12 genomic window carries:
- a CDS encoding ATP synthase subunit beta, mitochondrial codes for MHRLKLFNIAKMLPTFIKFGGSPNLRINCRYVSSSEHLNMKKNISVGNKNNEVSNKIKIGKIAQVIGAVVDVEFQDTPPSILNALEVELDNKKLILEVAQHLGNKVVRTIAMDATDGLVRGQEVKDSGNPICVPVGKETLGRIMNVIGEPIDECGNINHKKTLPIHRDPPLFTDQSTEPALLITGIKVVDLIAPYAKGGKIGLFGGAGVGKTVLIMELINNVAKKHGGYSVFAGVGERTREGNDLYHEMITTGVIKKKNIGNNQFDFNGSKAALVYGQMNEPPGARARVALTGLTVAEYFRDEENQDVLLFIDNIYRFTQAGSEVSALLGRIPSAVGYQPTLATDLGALQERITTTKNGSITSVQAVYVPADDLTDPAPATTFSHLDATTVLSRSIAELGIYPAVDPLDSTSRMLTPDIVGAEQYQVARNVQQILQDYKSLQDIIAILGIDELSEQDKLTVARARKVQRFLSQPFAVAEVFTGKPGRFVELEDTITGFSELLKGNCDDLPEMAFYMVGGLEEVKSKALEMAKQVS; via the coding sequence atgcaTAGGTTGAAACTCTTTAATATTGCGAAGATGCTTCCAACCTTCATAAAATTTGGAGGCTCTCCAAATTTACGAATTAATTGTCGCTATGTTAGTAGCAGTGAACAtttaaatatgaagaaaaacatAAGTGTAGgaaataagaataatgaagttagtaataaaataaaaatcggTAAAATAGCCCAAGTGATAGGTGCAGTAGTAGATGTAGAATTTCAGGATACACCACCATCTATATTAAATGCTTTAGAAGTAGAATTGGATAACAAGAAATTAATTTTAGAAGTTGCTCAACATTTAGGTAATAAAGTAGTAAGAACAATCGCAATGGATGCAACTGATGGTTTAGTTAGAGGTCAAGAAGTAAAAGATAGTGGTAATCCTATATGTGTACCAGTAGGTAAAGAAACATTAGGAAGAATTATGAATGTTATAGGTGAACCAATAGATGAATGTGGAAATATTAATCATAAGAAAACATTACCTATACATAGAGACCCTCCATTATTTACTGATCAAAGTACAGAACCTGCTTTATTAATCACAGGTATTAAAGTTGTAGATTTAATAGCTCCATATGCTAAGGGTGGAAAAATTGGTTTGTTTGGAGGTGCAGGAGTAGGTAAAACTGTTCTCATTATGGAACTTATTAATAATGTAGCTAAAAAACATGGTGGTTATTCTGTTTTTGCTGGTGTAGGAGAAAGAACTAGAGAAGGTAATGATTTATATCATGAAATGATAACAACTGgtgttattaaaaaaaaaaatattggaaATAATCAATTCGATTTTAATGGATCTAAAGCTGCTCTTGTATATGGACAAATGAATGAACCTCCTGGTGCTCGTGCAAGAGTTGCATTAACAGGTTTAACAGTTGCTGAATATTTTAGAGATGAAGAAAATCaagatgtattattatttattgataatatttatagattTACACAAGCAGGATCAGAAGTGTCAGCTTTGTTAGGTCGTATTCCTTCAGCTGTGGGTTATCAACCAACATTAGCAACAGATTTAGGTGCATTACAAGAAAGAATTACAACTACAAAAAATGGTTCTATTACATCTGTACAAGCTGTATATGTACCAGCTGATGATTTAACAGACCCTGCACCTGCAACTACCTTTTCTCACTTAGATGCTACTACTGTCTTATCAAGATCTATAGCAGAATTAGGAATATACCCAGCTGTTGATCCTTTAGATTCTACTTCTCGTATGTTAACACCAGATATTGTAGGAGCTGAACAATATCAAGTTGCAAGAAATGTACAACAAATATTACAAGATTATAAATCACTTCAAGATATTATTGCAATTCTTGGTATTGATGAATTATCAGAACAAGATAAATTAACTGTTGCAAGAGCTAGAAAAGTACAAAGGTTTTTATCTCAACCTTTTGCTGTTGCTGAAGTTTTCACAGGAAAACCTGGTAGATTTGTAGAATTAGAAGATACTATTACTGGATTCTCAGAACTTTTAAAAGGTAATTGTGATGACCTACCAGAAATGGCTTTTTATATGGTTGGAGGTTTAGAGGAGGTAAAATCCAAGGCATTGGAAATGGCTAAGCAAGTTTCTTGA